Below is a window of Dromaius novaehollandiae isolate bDroNov1 chromosome 23, bDroNov1.hap1, whole genome shotgun sequence DNA.
CCTCCAAGCAGGCAAGCTCCAGGCTGTTTTTGTAAGGGGGAGTCAGGGACAGGCTCTGCAGTCAGAGTCCTGctatctcattttccttttcagactcCTAGAACAATATGATTGGAAACAAACTTCCTCCTGTCTTTATTATATGTATTAGGAGTAGGCAGACTTTACAGATTTAACAGCCACCTGGATAACATGTGATGCTGCCTTCAGGACCTCATGTACATTATTCCTTTCTCAAAGATGTCTTACCAAGTTAATACATAGGATTCACAGCTAAAAAGATCACCACATGCTAGTAACCCCCACACTAGCCGGTCAATAGCTGTCGAGGGTTACCACCTTATTTTTCTGTGCAAGGTTCTCTGCTAGCAAAATTTACAGTAGTGAAAGTCAGATAGGTTGGTGTtaagaactttatttttaaacaggagaAGATCAGTTGTTGACATAAAGCCCTAGCCCTGGGCATGCCCCACCTATGCCTGTGCGACCCACCAGAAAAGATATACACACACTTGCCCTGTATGGATCCTTTCATTAACCGCTGTAGTACTATCTAGGAGTTCTTGCAGTTGGGCAACTCCAAGCTCTATTCCAAGCTTCACTGCTTATCCTTTGGACAAATTACTTACATTCTCTGTGCCTCAGTCACTGCACATTTAGGACAATGACAAACTTTGCCCACTTTTTAAAGCCCCCCTTTCAGGAACACTGCCTAGTGCTTCGTTACATTCATCGGAAAGGCCTCTTTCTCCCTGACCCAAACAGAGAAGGCTCAAGACTCTACTACACAGTAGTTTAAACAAAAGGCAAATTTTCCCTCAAAGTGCTGTACACACATAAGTGCTCATTTCCTACATCTAAGCACATTCTCAAATAACAAGACAGAATTCTGCAAACTTCAAACAGTCTTATAGGAGCAACATTAAAGAATGAATTACATTTCAATGAACTTGGTTATCTCCAGGCCTCAGAGAGAATTACAAAGCCTTTCCACATCATGAGATGTTGCTTTGCCTCGtgtgcattttgaaaaaagcCAACTCtgctatctttttttcctcatttgtgcaGAGACATCATCATAAGTCAGGAAATCGCATTTATAAACTGCAGACCCATCTGAGGGAGCACGACCACCCACAGGGGTCACTCCTACAAAAATACTGGATAAGGAGCATCTGGGCTGACACAGGGAAGTCGCATCCACAACACAGAGCACTTCATTTCTACAGCAGTGGCTCAGCAAGAGCAGCCAGTGACCAAACAGGTCTCAAGCCAGGAAAGCAACCTGATCATGCCAACAGCTGGGGAGAAATATCTGTATTACGGTCAACCTAATATACCAATTTATTGTAAAGTTCAGAAAAGCTAAGTCCTGCCTAGATGATATAGAGAGCATACGACTTATTCATGAGAGCGTACAACTCATTTAGAACATCTGCAGTTCAGCAAAGCAAGGCATTACTGGGAGATCAAATGTATTACAAGAGCCTGGATATAGCAGTCTGACTCTTAATGCTGTTCCTGGTCTTTAAGGCTGATCTTGCACCATACAACTGGCAGACCAAGTCCGAAGATTTAAAGGAGGATTCCCACTTCCAAAGACACTTGAGCAACATTTCCCCAGACTCCAGAAGCAGTATTTACAATTGACACAGTGGACAGGATATAATTTCTTTTCCAAGATTGAGTGCCTCTCTGCTGTGACAGCCTATCGCAACAATCTATTTGCATGTGTAAACATAATCCAAGGGTAGGGAGACATCTTCAGCTACAACCACTGAACCCCCTAGTACTATTGATCATATAGACAGTGCTATGTGGCTACAAGAACCAGTCCCTCTACGAATAGAGAGCAGTCCTGAAGGCCTTGCACTGACTCCTTGGCAAGAGATGGTTCAGCAAAATGAAGGAATCCTTGTATTTGTGTCACAAACTATGAAATGACCAGTAGCTCCAACCTTGCCTGTAGTGTTTGTCCTTTTGTTCACTCAAAACAGGTACTACAGGCTAAGTGAAAGTTAATTCTACTGGAATTCTGCCACTGTTCAAGTCCATTGCCTAAAGGTGCTCTCAGCACAGAGCAGTGGGTGTCCAGTAGAAGTCCTTGTCCAGTAGAAGTGCAAAGGTTCTTCCATCCTGCCACCACAATCATGTGATTGATGTGAATCATGGTTCTGCGTAACATTTCTTCCTTTTGAGGGAACATAATGTCTCTTGGGCAAATCCAAGTCTCCTTCGTAAACTGCAGTATCAGCCTTTACTTGCCCAAAGGAATAACTTTCTGTCAAAAAGACACTTCTAGAGAGGATTTCTGAAATGTTCTCGAAAATCCACCTTTTCAGGCTGTGCTGTTGAGGAAGAAGGGAGGCACTCCAAGACAGCTTACAAAAAGCAAACTCTCACTGTCACATTACACAATGTTAATGTTGGCAGCAGTAAGCTGATGCAAGATGTGTGCGTGACTAGAAGAAATCACAACTTCTCACAAATTCTTAGTCTTCCTACACAGAAGTCCCCCTTCCTTCCCATTCTGAGCCACAGTTGAGATGGGTCCCAGAAACAAGGGGATGCTACTATTGGAGCTCCACCCTCAACCCTTGTACCTGAGGGAAGTGAAGAAGCTGTCAAAACTACCAGCATTTAAGTCAGCAGGGAGAAGCACAAATTAGGACTGCTTTACCACTACGGCAAAAGATGGATGTAAAATTGTCACTTCTGTTTCTATGCTACCCAAGAACTCCCAGGAGCAGAGAAATCCTGGAATAGCCTATTAATCAAACTTCCCTTTTTCTAACCTTACGCTCAATTTACCTTTACCCAAAGAAGAATCAAAGTCAGAACCTGGCCACCAATTTCATTCCTAAAAAAGAAACTAGGGGTAGATCTTTTCTGCAAGTTCTTTGGCTACCTTCTCATTCTCACCTCAGAGATGGTCAGAATTTTCTTTTAGAGCACATTGCCACAGAAGTAAAATTCCACCCCAAAGGAAAATTAAGAGAGAATTTGGTTAGGGAAGTACCTCCAAggtatttattattaaaaagacaaaccaccaccaaaaaagtCCGATATTCCCATTTACTAAATGTTTCCCGTGGTCCTTTCcgaaagcaaatatttaaagtCTGCAAATTAATTCAGCAACAGAAAGTGAGACTAAACACTGGCTGACTCACTAGCACTTCACACTAGTAAGAGGTTTCAGCTTTTCAAGAGGCAGAAAGTCCCAGGAGCAGAGTGTAACACCAACAAATATTTGGAGAGTGCTATTATCACAGTGCCTTATTTAACTAACACAAAGGTCTGAGCGTAAGAATCCTTACAGCCGTGACACATCAGGAAAGGGAACAATGAGACCCTGGATAAAGTGAACTGCCATGGAACAGAATTTAAAACACtaatttgtttcctttctcctcGGGCATAGTCCATCCTCCATCCTTCCAGAACAGTTAATATCAAACTAGAGATTTAGGATGAGATTTCCAGAAAAGTCCCACTCTGATTTGGATGCCAGGAGCTCTGATTATTCTCAACAAAAGTATCCACATACTGAAGCCATGCGGTTTCCCACAGATGCCCCTGGACCACACTGGTATGGACCAGGGAACATCACAATACTAAGAGCAGCTAACTCCTCCTACCAGTCCCCAAAACACAGCCTGTCCCTCACCGTAAGCCTCTTTCCAACCTGCTTTATCAGCTCCTACCCCCTCCCTCACTCCAAACTCCATCTCACATCCCTCTTGAAATTTGGGTGTTGTAAGTGGATTTCATGCACTTTGTTTGCTTTGAAGAGTTAGTTCAAACCTTCTTCCTAGGCTCAGCCCTAACTGTAATTCCTCCTTCACGACAGCTCAGCTGTACCTTCCCTGTGTGCTTTCTGACCTGCTAAGACTCGCTTTCCTTGAATAGAAGAACTGTTTCAAGAGTAAGGTTTCTTTCCCTCAGCAAGCTCAGTACCAGTCAACAGACCAGATTGTTTCAAGGCAGAGGCTGCTGGCAGTGTTCGTTTGTATTTCACATGTTTGTTTCTTCAGATTCCCTTATTCTAGGCTACCTttccatctccttaaacctgggATGTCTGTTTATTAAAGGTATTGATCTTCACTATTACAAGATCAGATAGTCAGACATCTATGGCTCTTTATAAggtatttcctcctcctctccctttgaCTCAAGAGGGACACAAGAAAATAATCTATCAGGTCCCTTTCAGGCTCCAAGAAGTCTGATACAATTGGGGGGCATCATTCTAAAGAGCTCTTCtccaaaataacaataattaaacCTCTATCAAACAAACCAGCCCTCAGAGAGAACTCCTGGTGGAGTCCTGCTAGCAGTTCTCTGAGGGAAAGCAGTGTTTGGAGGTCAGATGGGAGCTAGCACAGCTTTCCAGCTACCAGGTGGTGCATGGCTCTGCTGAAGAGTGATCCTCCTCCAAATGACATGAGAATAGTTGTCTGAGCAGCAGTCGGTGCAAGCCCTATCCCATATGCACAACTGCAACGTTAACGACCTGTGAAAGCAGATCTCCTGAAGTACAGATGTGTGGGTAGAAAACAAGAGAAGGCTACATTTAGAGGGggaaatacttttcctgttaagtTCATCTTTTCCCTGCCCTTTTAAGAAACAGACCTATACAGCTACATACATTGTTTAGGACAAGACTAAGCAGCAGTGTCCTAACATTCAGTGCCAAGAGTCACAGTCATAAAAGTAGGGGCCTCATTACATCTGTAGGCTGATACAGAACCAACCAGAATTGCTGAGGAGGATCTCATCAAGAAGGATATGATTCTATTTACTGTTGAATAAAGGGCAATAATGAAGAGTGAATCCTAACAAACGGTCAGCTGGCAGAAATCTTTCGTGGTCAATTATCAGTTTCAGCCACCCATTTCCAAGCAGATGTTCAAATCACATCTCGTTTTTACATCTGCTACAATGCAGCCTCAGCAGCATTTAGATTTCTATGGGAAGCTGCAAATAAATGTATCTATTTATACTGAATATCCTCTAGAAACTATAATTAGAGGAAGAACAACTAGAACCACAGGTTATTCTGTACTACCAGTTCATTGAGATGGTCAGATTTGAAAGGTTTACTCAGAATACAAAAAGGATTTCTTCCAAATAGTCTACATTCAGACAGAAAAGTTACATTCGGAGAGAATTTACAAGTGCAAGATACCATGAAGACAAGCGCAAAGACGAAGCCCGTGCAATAATTAGCCTGGGGAATCCACCCAGACAACACATGAATAAGGAGCCAGCGACAGGATGCAAGGAAGTATATACAGATTATGCAGGGGAGGGAATAACAAAGTCAAACACTATCACAATACAACTGCCAGGAAACTTGCAATACAAAACAGATCTGAAAATGTGTAGCAGCAGTACATTATAATTTGAGTCACCTGATCAGTTATTACCACTTCCCAAAGGGAATTCCCTGGCTGGCTCTCAAACCTGCTAATTTTCTTTTAGGGATCATTCTGGATTCTGTAGCTCCCAGGCAAGGGATACACAAGACTGCTGCAGGTGCAGGTGAACACAAGAGGTACCATACAAGGTCAAATTCAGCCCACTGAGAAGGTTCTGCTGTGACAACTGGGAAAACCCATTCTGTCTATTGAGCTAAATTCCAAGACTACAGCTATTTGGAATAAGAGATGTTTGCACTAATAAAAAAATTGTGTGCATCACAGGTAGTGTTCTTCCCCAGCAAAATACATCTCTATTTCACTCACCAGCCTTGTTCATTTGCAGCTCCTGCCTGATTTGCTATGACTCAGAACATActtcttgcatttttaatttgaaaggaagagaaaacaggccATTTTAGCTTTCCTTGCATAGTCCCCTCCACATTACTTATGCTGTATTCATATActggaaagcagccctgtggCTATGCAGCTGTTTGTGCTGCCCAGATAAGTGCAGGCTCCATGCGACGAGCCGCACAACTGTCAGTTTCTTATAACTCTCAAGAAATGACAATTACTGCACCCATGAGCAGTCGGAATAACCACAGTGGGAGGCCATCTCTGGAAGCTATCAGAATGCTTTTTGCCCTTCAGAAAATCTCAGTTCTATTAATCAACCCTTTAGATACTGCTCTTCAGTTAATATCCACAGCTGCTCTTTACACAGACACTTTCCTTTAAATCTCTATTGGCAAAAGCTCTGGGATGACACAGCTGAGAGGGCCATAGTAAAGAAGGTATTGATAGTAGATCCAAACCTCAGCATTTAAGCTAAATCCCTAAGTCTGGGTTCACAGCTATGGACTGACAAGAACAAGCACCCTCCCAACAGAGCTACAGGCcagagctcagctctgctcctcccAGGTAACAGCCCCATTTTGATAATATCCCTGTATTTATCGTAACACCCCTCCCCACTGGTATAGCCTTCTCCGGTCTCATCTGTGGGTTACCTGGTATAGGATCTACAGATTTCTTCACATGGGCAGGAACACACTGGATACAAATGTTTCTCTTGCTCAAGTTCCACTTCTGAAAGGTATGCCCCTTgttttagtctttaaaataaaGGACAAGGTGTTAATTTTTTGAAAATACCTGTCAAGTTGCAGAAGAGGGACAAAGTGTCCTACAGAATTAGTACCAATAGGAACTTCCTCACTGCACTATTCTTCTGGACACCACGACTATAAAAATAGAAGTGTTTATTCAAATAAAGCTGCAAGGTAACATACTGAGTGCAAAGCAGGACAGAAGATGTCAGCCAAGGGAACCAGCAAGTCACTGTCTTGATTAACAAGCCAGAAACCTGCAGTAAGCTCTCAAGAGTAACAGATTTTTCATGTTACTCAAGGCCACACTGGGAATGACAATGCACGGAACATCAAAATGCATCAGGTATGCAGTGGCCACAGGGAAGAAAAACTGAATTTACAACTCCAGACGCAGCAGCGCTGGAGAGCAAAAAGCCATCTCCGCTCCCCAGCGGCTGCACTGCTACTGCCATCTGCCGGAAACCACGCCGAAAAGGAGATCCACGGCTAAGCCAGGCCGACATGagcatccctctctctgccctGCAGACCCCTGCTCAGGACTGTTTTGGCAACTTTCTTGCTCATTTGGACCAGCCCTATATTCTTTCTCCCTCGTGGTATCCCGCAAGACAAAACATTAAACACTTTCCCCTCTATTTCAGTGCACCTTAACAAAAGGAAGGGAAATACAGCAGCACACAACCAGCTAAACTGTTTTGGGGAACTGCTGGGTCATTTTTCAGAATGCAAAGGCATTCAGAGGCTAAGACATTACCTTTCCTCCACCTGTGGCACAGGAATAACCTTGCCTAGCTTCTTCCCACTTGTTGTTTCTTTCTGCCCAATCTGGCCTACAGCCGTATCATTTAACTagaaagataaggaaaaagaggattaACACCTAATAAAAGCACATTCCATGTAAGTCTTGCTTATACGCTTATACAAAAATCACACTTTCCCCTGCTTTAAAAGCCTTCACTTACTGTGTAAAAGCACACGCTTGTGTGCATACAGACACTACTACCAAACCCTCAAGCACAAATCAAAAGTACtagaattaaaaatgttttagttaGAAGAATTAAGATTTGTGTTTACTTTAACGCTGTCTGATGGCTGTTCAGCTTCTGAAGATTCCTGCCCCCCATCATCCTTTGAGGGGTCAAATTTCCCTGAAAAACTGCTGCTTGTTGCTTTGGAAAGCTCTTGGTGTCGGGACCCAGGAGACGGCTTGAGACACATCAGCAGCACAGGTGCTGAACTCTCATCAGCTTTGCTCTGGTCACAGGCAAGGTCAGAAGAGAGCATGGAATTTTCTGCAGGACCACCATGGAAGTTAGTCATATCTCTGCTTGTAAATACAGTTTTTCCCATGGGATCCACGCCCAGGCTATGCTGCCATTTAGACATCAACCATTCTAAAGATTCTCCGAGAATCAAGTTATTAGCATTAATTTTATCATATTCTAGGCAATCACTTATCATTGCTTGTGAAGTTTCTCTTTTGGTTTCCTCCAAATGACTGTCCTCCAGAAGCTGATCTACATAGTCAGCATCAGTTGGGCTAAGATTTAGAAGCTCCTGAATATCAAGGTCAAACAACATGTCAGTTACTTGGGCTGACTGTAGATCGTTCACATTTGAATTAGTCGTTTCATTTGCAAGGTCAGGATAATATTCAAAACCAACTGAAGAACACACCCTAGACAGAGGTACGTTTGGTTTCTCTGTGATCTTTGATGCTACCTTTACATCTTCACTGATGACTGATGCCccagtgcagctgctgctcacgTCCTTTTCACTCTCTCCGTTCACATTTTGGCTCACAGTGCTTTTTCTAGTTGTACACTGCTCAGATCCCAAGCAATCATCTGCCAAGATTTCCTGGATCTCTTCCTCAGTGTAATTGAAAGGAGAATTCCCTTGTTCACTGTCTGACAGTTCCAACAAGGAGTCGTCTGGCTCGCTATCATCAAAACATCTGGCTGTATCTAGAGAAGTGGCTACATCATTGTACTTTGACTCAGAACAGCTGGCAACAACCTCATCATGGCCAGCACTGTCCAGAAAATGAGAGGATCCTTGAAAGCAGGCAGAATCTGGGGAACAGAGCAGCAGCTTCTCTGACGGACATGGAATGCTACAGTGATGACTCAACACACAAGCTTTCTTAGCTGCCTGCAGGACCTGAGCCTCCCTGGGGGAATCTAAAGGCCTTTTGGCCCTGGGAACTGTATTATTAACAGTAGGCTTAAATTCATGAGAATGAGAAAGCCCAAAGGTGTGAGGGGAATGGTCATCCATGTTGCTGTCGGTCCCTGTATTTAAGTGACCCCTGTGCCTTCTGCTTGCAGCTCCAGAAGCACCTTCTGAAGCTCAGCTGATCCTGGTGCCACTTTGATCAGccctttcagaaaggaaatcagCAACAGAGTCCGCTTCAACCTGCCAGCAAAAGACAACATCTTAAATAAAAAACTCAGctgttttccaaagcagcagcaacGTAACTGGGAAAGCAGTAATGTTAGCTCAGGCAAAAGTAGACAAGCCACTCTCTCGGCTAGGCAAGATAAACGCTGGATTTTCCTCTGATGCAGAATACCCAGCATTCCTCTGGAATGAGGCCCCTTAGTGTTACTGACACCAGTTACTCCAGAAATTAATGGATTGTGTAGTCCAAAGACATAATTAGATGTTTGCTTGCAAAACAGCTACAGCTACTTAAAAAGTCCAAACTTCAGCTAACAAACTAAGAGCACAACCAGAGTCATCACCCATCATCCAACACAGTTTCACAAATAAATAACTGACAAAATATAAACACTCATTTCAGTATCTCCACTGTTCACTTAAAGTCTTTCTCACACAAAAATAAGGAAGAATCAATACTTATCTGTTTACTGAGTAAGTACTCCAACATTAACACTATCCAGTCTCCAACATTAACACTATCCAGTCTCCATTACCTCTACTCCCAATCATTTTAGCTGTTAACAATATATAACAATAACCAGACCCTCATTTCATAAGTTTTCTCATACGTGAGGTTGCTCAGCATGCTTTATCAAGCAGGATTAATACAAGCACCCATCACCAACAGTCTGCACCATCTCCTCTGAAGCTGCTGTATATCAATCATTGTAACACCTGAAAACAGTACTCACTAATTACATTCTTGACCACCTCACATTTAAAGTAGCAGAGCATACTTTAGGTATCAAATAGTGCCTCACAAACCCTTGCTTTGTCCCAACTCCCCACCTCCCATCTTTCAAAgaagctaaacaaaaaaaaaaaagtctttttctggTTAGGAAAAACTGAGCAATGGAAGACTAACTCTGCCAAGGAGCTAAAAGGACATTCAGTAGTGTATTACAGTCATAAAAACACTCATACAAAATGCATATTATAAGGAAAGGGCAAAAGATAAAAACCTTCCTGTAAAATTCAATAGTTTAAAAATATCCACaaacaaaacctgtttttatGTCAGCAAAAATTCACACCAACATGAATGTTCTGACTTGAGCACCCTGCATTTGACTCTGCACCAGCAGGAGAATCTGGACTCAGgactttcctttcctctttgacCAACTGATTTAGAGGAATGTCTTTTGTCTTTCCACTGATTTGACTACTTACTGCTTTCAAAAAGAAGATTTACCCATTCCAGAAATGAAAATCAGGCAGCTCTGCTACTTTCTCCTATCATTCTGTCTGAATAATAAGAGAACAGCACTTTCAGAACGATGCTCTACccacaaagaaggaagaaaatatctcAGGAGTCAGCTACATACATACAAAAACCTATACAAGAACATACAAAGTCATGAACAGCCCTGAGCAGTTATGACTTGCCTGGAGTTCTGCAATTTAGCTACAGGTGCTCAACTGCttcaaagacaaataaaaataaattaaacactGATTCGATCCTACAGGGTACAGCAGTCCGATATTCTAGTTCCTAACAAGTAATGACTTGACCCAGAACCAAGAGTTTCAAACATTTTTGCTGGAACTGTCTTAGCAGTGAGTTCAGAGCTGTCTCCAGGTTCAGTTACAGACACAGAAATGGTTTCTTTACTGCCATGACCTTCCCAACTCACCTCACTAACTGCGAACTCTGCTGGGTCTGTACTGTCTCACATCAACTGGCTCTGGAAGCGGAACTTAGGTAACAATGTGCCTGGTGATGCACGAGCCCAGACAGAATCCCCTGCCACTTCCCATAGCTCTGCTGATTCTGTAAGGGCCAAATGAGAGTTTTGTAAGTCAAAACAGACAGAACTAAGTATAGAGTAGAAGAAAACATGTTGAATTCAGGGCCTGTTTAAGGATTTACATTAGGGTAATGCTTCACAGCAGTTTAAATAGCTCATAAAATGATGTAAGACAAGGCTGCCTGCCCCCACCCTCTCATCCAGCCAGGGCACTCGCGCGGCCAGAGGGCCAGAGCGTGTCTGAGCCAGCTCACCCCAGCTGCAAAGCaccagcactggggcaggggtggggagtGCAAGGCAGGCTCACAGCAGCCACACCACCAGCAGCCTCTGACCTGCACCCTCACGTTTGCACACCGCTGGGACTGTTTGAGAAAGGTTTcaagatagtttttttttttttcccagtcttagGAGAGTTACACAAGCCGTATGGGGGAATTCTAGCACGGGCTTCATTAAACATGACCAGTGTTTACCAAGACCCAATGACAAAGCTACGTGGAAGCGCAGTTCTCCCAAGTGGCAAGCGCTGGCACGCCAGTCCATCCCACCCCGACAGAGCCACTCGGGCACCGCTCTGCGACCTGCTCCTCAGCCATATCTCAAGGCGGAACAAGGGGACCTCGCTGGAGAGCATGGGCACAAAGCCGCAGGGCAACGGCCTCCTCTGCCCTGCGAGTCCCATCGTGTGGGACGTCTTCTTTGGAAAGGCAAAGCCTTGAGATACGGGAAGGGCGATCTCACCTCACTGCAGGGTGTAAAGGCAAGTATCGGTGTTCCACCTTCGAGCTAACCCCAACTCCTTCACCTCATCATCCTCCTG
It encodes the following:
- the LOC112982051 gene encoding uncharacterized protein LOC112982051 isoform X2, coding for MLFDLDIQELLNLSPTDADYVDQLLEDSHLEETKRETSQAMISDCLEYDKINANNLILGESLEWLMSKWQHSLGVDPMGKTVFTSRDMTNFHGGPAENSMLSSDLACDQSKADESSAPVLLMCLKPSPGSRHQELSKATSSSFSGKFDPSKDDGGQESSEAEQPSDSVKLNDTAVGQIGQKETTSGKKLGKVIPVPQVEERLKQGAYLSEVELEQEKHLYPVCSCPCEEICRSYTRDLSSGELQPYIPQRCVSQPCLTPTHPGPFWQEQVRASSTQQGGVSSEDYP
- the LOC112982051 gene encoding uncharacterized protein LOC112982051 isoform X1; its protein translation is MDDHSPHTFGLSHSHEFKPTVNNTVPRAKRPLDSPREAQVLQAAKKACVLSHHCSIPCPSEKLLLCSPDSACFQGSSHFLDSAGHDEVVASCSESKYNDVATSLDTARCFDDSEPDDSLLELSDSEQGNSPFNYTEEEIQEILADDCLGSEQCTTRKSTVSQNVNGESEKDVSSSCTGASVISEDVKLNDTAVGQIGQKETTSGKKLGKVIPVPQVEERLKQGAYLSEVELEQEKHLYPVCSCPCEEICRSYTRDLSSGELQPYIPQRCVSQPCLTPTHPGPFWQEQVRASSTQQGGVSSEDYP